The following proteins are co-located in the Flammeovirga kamogawensis genome:
- a CDS encoding LamG domain-containing protein — translation MENIFTKILYSIGLSFFCLLSPNVTASIFTNNSIVANVNSGYYSASLSYSTNVLNETTTNNGSFTETITITQTGGTFAGTLNEDFITSNKVTITNLPVGLTASVTYNSTTEVVFALSGNATNHGNIEDISNLTISFENSAFTSGDNSLVTNSLKSDISLNFNDPKPNNAIHLDGIDDYANSSQFALPQNFTAEGWFRPENVTGNNFLFQFKSSTEQLNLRLNNGILISWNGFAGNNTTGSTTINTNQWIHVALVRDGITTRIILNGTLEVENTNSGGFTGETISVFLGAKSNTTTQSNFFTGKIDEFRVWNQVLTPAEITAAMNDQLIGDETNLLASYSMNELSGATIPDNSPNGYDVSLVNMTNDDWVAGDWLSTALTYSTSSLIEAVENDGSIAETIDITLSNGDFLGTIGDDFIADNKLIVSNLPAGLTAVGTKVSNTSLQVSFTGNAVAHEVSDNISNLTFTFQDAAFSNNNASAFTGYNRSNLSIIYSDPPKNCLAFDGVNDYAISSNLTLGDDFSFEVWVKPTLSSSGNVYTVGQANSTAENISLKVNTDGTLSVFFKVEDQSSDTYQLNSISTVQAGEWSHIAYTNEGGVDAKLYINGVLDDSNPSSLPRIFTSITNDLTIGKKLYDSEDTDHFPGEIDELRIWDKVLSQTEIVEKMNFEAIGNETDLNRYIDFNYLTGTFFASSGSSVSIGALYNMTNDDWVTATWQITQLNYFSSSFTENTTTNNGSIVETISVAVTGDTFTGSDNDNFVSDSKVTFTNLPAGLVGSVIRTSETTVDISLTGNATAHENANDIANLSVVFANSAFSGNDATLIGNYNKADFSIDFIDAYTTALSYDKTIFLESTANDGSINESVVITLTDDTFSADVVSANRISSSNVPSGLSTTFIRDSDTQITMTLSGTVTAHATANSIDNLTVTFGDGAFTTYLNTVVANYNKTDLGIYFMNQAPGNGLALDGIDEYVDFGLDTPFFPDKDAWTVEIWVNATDWTPSSTEKIISSTEASGMAFILNGTQLIAEYYDNGLGNYQSANYILPGGFSGWHHVAMTFDGRYLLLYIDGEPVVTNDRGSTGGTIRTGLSSLYLGAEYSSSPLLFFDGKYDELRIWSKVKTNDELINEMFATLDGTEGNLEAYFNMNCHKGSTLYDRTSNNNHGVLQNMENTDWVNSDIYTHYNGTTWSNSAPTSAVNTVIGEGVNYVVAAPFSINNLLISTGASVSLDAGGSITLADRLITEGTLTLDNGEYITQTGSNGNSGTGNVNYTLSGAGIDKVYHYFASPYTSLTFNWGENPFRYNPEDAVGTDSTGLSRGWNAYTENMVPGRGYISENVGTQVISGIPNNGNVEYTVTNGTFTGYNLIGNPYLAPISATLFVAENGESGTNRIANTLYFWDHDESNVDVFDNSDYATWHPTLGAVAGGDGTTPNGNIAVGQGFFVSAASTGDVTFTNAMRTTTNNQFFRKKAEDVPLARFWLDADGDNGEFNQILIAFKEDASDYLDVQYDSKKFKGNPSFSLYSLMSDTDEHYVIQALDNVGISRKVVPIGLSLANAKTITFSIPKMDNMDSYDIILRDRVSNKVYDLKNTDATISLPAGDNINRLEMIFDASSPLSLFDLESELKVGIAKGVIQLFGHREYHSLEVFNFSGQSVMQSNDFNLTGKIEHSLKPDYYIVRLSNNEKTEFVKVKVE, via the coding sequence ATGGAAAATATTTTTACTAAAATTCTATATAGTATAGGACTCTCTTTTTTCTGTTTATTATCTCCAAATGTAACAGCATCTATATTTACAAATAACAGTATTGTTGCTAATGTAAACAGTGGTTATTATTCTGCTTCTTTAAGCTATAGTACAAATGTTTTAAACGAGACAACTACTAATAACGGATCATTTACAGAAACAATAACTATAACCCAAACGGGAGGTACTTTTGCAGGTACATTAAACGAAGATTTTATAACGAGTAATAAAGTTACGATAACAAATTTACCTGTAGGATTAACAGCGTCTGTTACTTATAACTCAACAACTGAGGTTGTTTTTGCACTTTCAGGCAATGCTACTAATCATGGTAACATAGAAGATATTTCAAACCTTACAATTTCATTCGAAAATTCAGCATTTACTTCAGGAGATAATTCTTTAGTGACAAATAGCTTAAAGAGTGATATCAGTTTAAATTTTAATGATCCTAAACCTAATAATGCAATTCATTTAGATGGTATTGATGATTATGCGAATTCTTCTCAATTTGCATTACCTCAAAATTTCACTGCGGAAGGGTGGTTTAGACCTGAAAATGTAACGGGTAATAATTTCCTTTTTCAATTTAAATCTAGTACAGAACAACTCAATTTAAGGCTTAATAATGGTATACTTATTTCTTGGAATGGGTTTGCAGGAAATAACACAACTGGTTCTACAACAATAAATACTAATCAATGGATTCATGTTGCTCTAGTGAGAGACGGAATCACTACAAGAATTATTTTGAACGGTACTCTAGAAGTTGAAAACACAAATAGTGGTGGGTTCACTGGAGAAACAATAAGTGTATTTTTAGGGGCAAAATCAAACACGACAACCCAGAGTAACTTTTTCACTGGAAAGATTGATGAGTTTAGAGTTTGGAATCAAGTGTTAACCCCAGCGGAAATTACTGCTGCAATGAATGATCAATTGATAGGAGATGAAACGAACCTTCTGGCAAGTTATTCTATGAATGAGTTATCAGGGGCAACTATACCCGATAATAGCCCTAATGGATATGATGTATCGTTAGTTAATATGACCAATGATGATTGGGTTGCTGGAGATTGGTTAAGCACAGCTTTAACGTATAGCACTTCATCATTAATAGAAGCAGTAGAAAATGATGGTTCAATAGCAGAAACAATTGATATTACACTTTCAAATGGGGATTTCTTAGGTACAATTGGAGATGATTTTATTGCTGATAATAAACTTATTGTTTCAAATTTACCAGCTGGTTTAACTGCGGTAGGCACAAAAGTTTCTAATACATCTTTGCAGGTGAGTTTTACAGGTAATGCAGTTGCTCATGAAGTAAGTGACAATATTTCGAATTTAACTTTTACTTTTCAAGATGCTGCTTTTAGTAATAATAATGCTAGTGCTTTTACAGGTTATAATAGATCTAATTTAAGTATTATTTATTCTGATCCTCCTAAGAATTGTTTAGCTTTTGATGGGGTTAATGATTACGCAATATCTTCAAACCTTACTCTAGGAGATGATTTTAGTTTTGAGGTTTGGGTAAAACCAACATTATCATCTTCAGGTAATGTTTATACTGTTGGCCAGGCAAATTCAACAGCAGAAAATATATCACTTAAAGTCAATACAGATGGAACATTGTCTGTATTTTTTAAAGTCGAAGATCAATCATCGGATACTTATCAATTGAATTCTATAAGCACAGTACAAGCTGGAGAATGGTCTCATATTGCTTATACTAATGAAGGTGGAGTAGATGCAAAATTATATATCAATGGTGTTTTAGATGATAGTAACCCGTCAAGTCTTCCAAGAATTTTCACCTCAATAACAAATGATTTAACGATCGGTAAAAAGTTATATGATAGTGAAGATACAGATCACTTTCCAGGTGAAATTGATGAGCTTAGAATTTGGGATAAAGTACTTTCACAAACAGAAATAGTGGAAAAAATGAACTTTGAAGCTATTGGAAATGAAACAGATTTAAATAGATATATAGATTTTAACTACCTCACAGGGACATTTTTTGCAAGTAGTGGCTCAAGTGTTTCTATTGGGGCATTATATAATATGACCAATGATGATTGGGTGACAGCTACATGGCAAATTACTCAGTTAAATTATTTTTCATCATCGTTTACAGAAAATACAACTACTAACAATGGTTCTATTGTAGAAACGATAAGTGTAGCTGTAACGGGAGATACTTTTACAGGAAGTGATAATGATAATTTTGTATCTGATAGTAAAGTAACCTTTACAAATTTACCGGCAGGGTTAGTGGGGTCAGTAATAAGAACATCAGAAACAACTGTTGATATTTCTTTAACAGGGAATGCAACAGCCCATGAAAATGCTAACGATATTGCTAACCTTTCAGTAGTTTTTGCAAATTCAGCTTTTTCGGGTAATGATGCCACATTAATTGGCAATTATAATAAAGCAGATTTTTCTATTGATTTTATCGATGCTTACACCACTGCTCTTTCATACGATAAAACTATTTTTCTTGAGAGTACAGCTAATGATGGTAGTATTAATGAATCTGTTGTAATTACTTTAACTGATGATACCTTTTCAGCAGATGTTGTTTCAGCAAATAGAATTTCATCTTCAAATGTGCCTTCTGGGTTAAGTACTACTTTTATTAGAGACTCTGATACTCAAATTACAATGACACTGAGTGGAACGGTAACAGCACATGCAACTGCCAATAGTATAGATAATTTAACGGTAACTTTTGGCGATGGGGCTTTTACTACTTATCTAAACACTGTTGTTGCTAATTATAATAAAACAGATTTGGGAATTTACTTCATGAATCAAGCACCCGGAAATGGTTTAGCATTAGATGGCATAGATGAATATGTTGATTTTGGATTAGATACTCCTTTTTTTCCTGATAAAGATGCATGGACAGTCGAAATTTGGGTGAATGCTACAGATTGGACTCCATCATCAACAGAAAAAATTATTAGTTCTACAGAGGCAAGTGGAATGGCGTTTATATTAAATGGCACTCAATTAATAGCAGAATATTACGATAATGGTTTAGGTAATTACCAGAGTGCAAACTATATTTTACCAGGTGGGTTTTCAGGATGGCATCATGTTGCCATGACTTTTGATGGTAGGTATTTACTACTTTACATTGATGGTGAACCAGTGGTTACAAACGATAGAGGAAGTACGGGTGGTACAATAAGAACAGGATTATCTAGTCTTTACTTAGGTGCAGAATATAGTTCATCTCCACTGTTATTTTTTGATGGGAAATATGATGAATTAAGAATTTGGAGTAAAGTAAAAACCAATGATGAGCTTATAAACGAAATGTTCGCTACCCTAGATGGTACAGAAGGTAATCTTGAAGCTTACTTTAATATGAATTGCCATAAAGGAAGTACTTTATATGATAGAACATCTAACAATAACCATGGTGTTTTACAGAATATGGAGAATACTGATTGGGTAAACTCAGATATATATACACATTATAATGGTACGACTTGGTCGAATTCAGCTCCAACTTCTGCAGTAAATACTGTTATTGGAGAAGGAGTAAATTATGTTGTTGCTGCTCCTTTTAGCATAAATAATTTACTTATTTCTACAGGAGCATCTGTAAGTTTAGACGCTGGAGGATCAATAACACTTGCAGATCGTTTAATTACCGAAGGAACATTAACTTTAGATAATGGGGAGTACATTACACAGACAGGTTCAAATGGAAATAGTGGAACTGGAAATGTAAATTATACTTTGTCTGGGGCAGGTATTGATAAGGTTTATCATTATTTTGCTAGCCCATATACATCACTTACGTTTAATTGGGGAGAGAATCCCTTTAGGTATAATCCAGAAGATGCAGTAGGAACAGATAGTACTGGATTAAGTAGAGGTTGGAATGCTTATACTGAAAATATGGTTCCGGGTAGAGGGTACATTTCTGAAAATGTAGGTACACAAGTAATTAGTGGTATTCCTAATAATGGGAATGTAGAATATACTGTCACAAATGGAACATTTACGGGATATAATTTAATAGGTAACCCTTATTTAGCTCCAATAAGTGCAACGTTATTCGTAGCTGAAAACGGAGAAAGTGGCACAAATAGAATAGCAAATACGCTTTATTTTTGGGATCATGATGAATCTAATGTAGATGTTTTTGATAATTCTGATTATGCTACATGGCATCCAACTTTAGGTGCAGTTGCTGGGGGTGATGGTACAACACCAAATGGAAATATTGCTGTAGGGCAGGGCTTCTTTGTGTCAGCAGCATCAACAGGTGATGTTACTTTTACGAATGCAATGCGGACAACAACCAATAATCAGTTTTTTAGAAAGAAAGCAGAAGATGTTCCCTTAGCAAGGTTTTGGTTAGATGCCGATGGCGATAATGGAGAATTTAATCAGATATTAATTGCTTTTAAAGAAGATGCAAGTGATTACTTAGATGTACAATATGATAGTAAAAAATTTAAAGGTAACCCGAGCTTTTCTCTGTATTCTTTAATGTCTGATACAGATGAACATTATGTGATTCAAGCATTAGATAATGTGGGTATATCTCGAAAAGTAGTACCAATTGGGTTGTCATTAGCTAATGCAAAAACAATTACTTTTTCTATTCCAAAAATGGATAATATGGATAGTTATGATATTATTCTAAGGGATAGAGTATCCAATAAAGTATATGATTTAAAAAATACTGATGCAACAATCAGTTTACCTGCAGGAGATAATATCAACAGGTTAGAAATGATATTCGATGCTTCATCTCCATTATCTTTATTTGATTTAGAAAGTGAATTAAAAGTTGGTATTGCAAAAGGAGTAATACAATTATTTGGACATCGTGAATATCATTCTCTAGAAGTTTTTAACTTCTCAGGACAGTCTGTAATGCAGTCTAATGATTTTAATTTAACGGGTAAAATCGAACATTCTCTTAAACCTGATTATTATATTGTTCGACTCTCCAATAATGAAAAAACCGAATTTGTTAAGGTAAAAGTAGAATAG
- a CDS encoding head GIN domain-containing protein — translation MKSIILTSLFSLFSILSFAQKKDTKPFPCKDFTKLELDGGFNVVLVKGEYCSAYAEGKTKDLEEMKMVQSGDRLSFTNIKKKNNGSDKNINGKNDLTLYIQIVDLKEIESNLVGTLTNEGVLNFNNLKLEMNSVGGTTLRFNLNHLDFEYNGIGKVELVGNAKSTNLEYSGIGSVDARDFLVKDMIIECDGIGSVKVNASNSIKMESSGIGSIKNYGNAKD, via the coding sequence ATGAAATCTATAATTTTAACCTCCCTATTCTCTCTATTTTCAATTTTATCTTTTGCTCAGAAAAAAGATACAAAACCATTTCCTTGTAAAGATTTCACTAAACTAGAATTAGATGGTGGGTTTAATGTTGTTCTTGTAAAAGGAGAATATTGCAGTGCCTACGCAGAAGGGAAAACAAAAGATTTAGAAGAAATGAAAATGGTTCAGAGTGGTGACAGACTTAGTTTTACCAATATAAAGAAGAAAAATAATGGGTCTGATAAAAACATAAATGGCAAAAATGATTTAACACTATATATTCAAATTGTTGACTTAAAAGAAATAGAATCTAACTTGGTTGGTACACTTACAAATGAAGGTGTACTTAATTTCAATAATCTTAAATTAGAAATGAACAGTGTCGGGGGCACTACATTACGTTTTAATCTTAATCATTTAGATTTTGAATACAATGGTATTGGTAAAGTTGAACTTGTTGGAAACGCAAAATCTACCAACTTAGAATATAGTGGAATTGGTTCTGTAGATGCTCGAGATTTCCTTGTAAAAGATATGATAATTGAATGTGACGGGATTGGCAGTGTAAAAGTAAATGCAAGTAATTCTATCAAAATGGAATCTAGTGGGATTGGTAGTATAAAAAATTACGGTAACGCAAAAGACTAA
- a CDS encoding MBL fold metallo-hydrolase, with translation MKTFFKRLAVLMAIIIAAFLIYGFGFLYLSPEFGGEHSDEDIARYKASGHYNDDGFFNLVPTSLDMSLSSLWETIQAYANGIENSRPSEDIVPNKITQETLLANDSLTRITWFGHSAFLLEIDTKKILVDPMLGQVAAPHPMLGENRYSKELPIAIDQLPTIDAIIISHDHYDHLDYKSIEKLKHKVEEYYVPLGVGAHFRAWGIPSEKIHEMNWWQEAIFKELNIVLTPSRHFSGRGITDRNKTMWGSWVIEGKKQKVFFSGDGGYADHFKEIGKKYGPFDIALMECGQYNKNWAQIHMMPEESAQAAVDVNAKVMMPVHWGAFTLSLHSWIDPVERVTIKAKELDMPLTTPELGEVFIVGDGRVYPTSKWWENY, from the coding sequence TTGAAAACTTTCTTTAAACGATTAGCTGTATTAATGGCTATAATTATAGCCGCATTTTTAATTTACGGTTTTGGCTTTTTATACCTTAGCCCTGAATTTGGGGGAGAGCACTCTGACGAAGATATTGCTCGTTATAAAGCATCTGGCCATTATAATGATGATGGCTTTTTTAACTTAGTGCCAACATCTTTAGATATGAGTTTATCTTCACTTTGGGAAACCATTCAAGCATATGCAAATGGTATAGAAAATTCACGACCATCAGAAGATATTGTTCCAAATAAAATTACACAAGAAACGCTATTAGCTAATGATTCATTAACTAGAATAACATGGTTTGGGCATTCTGCATTTCTTTTAGAAATTGATACTAAGAAGATACTTGTAGATCCGATGTTGGGTCAAGTAGCGGCTCCTCATCCAATGTTAGGAGAAAACAGATACAGTAAAGAGCTTCCTATTGCAATAGATCAGTTACCAACAATTGATGCTATCATTATATCACATGACCATTATGACCACCTCGATTATAAATCAATTGAAAAATTGAAACACAAGGTGGAGGAATATTATGTTCCTTTGGGTGTTGGTGCCCATTTTAGAGCTTGGGGAATTCCATCAGAAAAAATTCATGAAATGAACTGGTGGCAAGAAGCGATCTTCAAAGAATTAAATATTGTTCTTACCCCATCAAGGCATTTTTCTGGAAGAGGAATTACTGATAGAAATAAAACGATGTGGGGTTCTTGGGTGATTGAAGGAAAGAAGCAAAAAGTTTTCTTTAGTGGTGATGGAGGTTACGCAGATCACTTTAAAGAAATTGGAAAGAAATATGGTCCTTTTGATATCGCATTGATGGAATGTGGGCAATACAATAAAAATTGGGCACAAATACACATGATGCCTGAAGAATCTGCTCAAGCAGCCGTAGATGTAAATGCTAAAGTAATGATGCCTGTACATTGGGGTGCATTTACTTTATCTTTACATTCTTGGATAGACCCCGTAGAAAGAGTAACAATCAAAGCAAAAGAATTAGATATGCCGCTAACTACACCAGAACTTGGAGAAGTTTTTATTGTAGGTGATGGTAGAGTATATCCAACTTCTAAGTGGTGGGAAAATTATTAA
- a CDS encoding sigma-70 family RNA polymerase sigma factor produces the protein MENKQCNNMNEIVVDYYDYIHSFINKKLKNKEDVDDLTQEVMVKLTEACSKPAEIQNLKAWLFQVARNVIYSYYQSHKLDTESLLEETSFVDHEQESIGTADYIISMINLLPKEYGEPLKWADIDGLSQQQIADKLGIGLSGAKMRIQRARKKLLELFNQCCDIEYDAKGNFVSCSVNDSCESKDQIKLSLENGE, from the coding sequence ATGGAAAATAAGCAATGTAATAACATGAACGAGATTGTAGTTGATTATTATGACTACATCCATTCTTTTATTAATAAGAAATTAAAGAATAAAGAAGATGTAGATGATTTAACCCAAGAAGTAATGGTTAAACTTACAGAAGCTTGTTCTAAACCTGCAGAAATTCAGAATTTAAAAGCATGGTTATTTCAAGTTGCTAGAAATGTAATCTACTCTTATTATCAATCACACAAATTAGATACAGAAAGTTTGTTGGAAGAGACATCTTTTGTAGATCATGAACAAGAAAGTATTGGTACGGCAGACTATATAATATCAATGATAAATCTTTTACCAAAGGAATATGGTGAGCCTTTAAAATGGGCTGATATTGACGGTTTATCTCAACAGCAAATTGCTGATAAATTAGGAATAGGTCTTTCTGGTGCTAAGATGAGGATACAAAGAGCTAGGAAGAAATTATTAGAACTTTTTAATCAATGTTGTGATATAGAATATGATGCAAAGGGAAACTTTGTGAGTTGCTCTGTAAATGATAGTTGTGAGAGTAAAGATCAAATAAAACTAAGCCTTGAGAATGGGGAATGA
- a CDS encoding heavy-metal-associated domain-containing protein yields the protein MKEIIIISSLLLGTITSCTTNTKENTTEVTVSTEQTQKTYTLKKFKSSCCVGIVKYSLDELDGFIMMKPNLEKSEITVWYDQNKSSEQEIINAINTTPYKVL from the coding sequence ATGAAAGAAATAATAATTATAAGCAGCCTATTACTAGGAACCATAACTTCTTGTACTACAAATACAAAAGAGAATACAACAGAAGTTACTGTAAGTACTGAGCAAACTCAGAAAACATATACATTAAAAAAATTCAAATCAAGTTGTTGTGTTGGAATAGTAAAGTATTCCTTAGACGAATTAGATGGTTTTATAATGATGAAACCCAATTTAGAAAAATCTGAAATTACTGTTTGGTATGATCAAAATAAATCATCTGAACAAGAAATTATTAATGCTATCAACACAACACCTTATAAGGTACTATAA
- a CDS encoding permease has product MESLLIKAADYLVYQLLGIDAGTTLGSALHYFLVGTTHIILLVIIITYLMGIIQSYLPLNKIRSYLENNKKFGFGNILASVLGAVTPFCSCSSIPLFVGMMQSRIPLGIALSFLITSPLVNEVAIALFLVSYGLKFTLIYVLFGILLGVIGGIVLEKLGMAKYVADWVQNLAETHAIEEEDKRSLRERLPEINKETIQTLKKLIPYITVGLAIGSFIHGYVPAEFFHKYISVDNPFAVPIAVLTAIPLYIDAVGILPVIDTLIAKGVPMGTAIAFMMGAVGLSLPEALLLKKVMKKQLIFAFFGTIGFGMILAGYFFNIMFS; this is encoded by the coding sequence ATGGAAAGTTTATTAATAAAAGCTGCAGATTACCTTGTTTATCAATTATTAGGTATAGATGCAGGAACAACTCTCGGTAGTGCATTACATTACTTCCTTGTTGGTACTACTCATATTATCCTATTAGTTATTATCATTACCTATTTAATGGGTATTATTCAAAGTTATCTTCCATTAAATAAAATCCGAAGCTACCTAGAAAACAACAAGAAATTTGGTTTTGGAAACATATTAGCATCAGTACTTGGTGCTGTAACACCTTTCTGTTCATGTTCTTCAATTCCTCTTTTTGTAGGAATGATGCAGTCTAGAATTCCACTTGGTATAGCATTATCTTTCTTAATTACTTCACCTTTAGTAAACGAGGTAGCTATTGCTTTATTCTTAGTAAGCTACGGTTTAAAATTTACATTAATTTATGTACTATTTGGTATTCTGTTAGGTGTTATAGGAGGTATTGTTCTAGAGAAATTAGGAATGGCAAAATATGTTGCAGATTGGGTTCAAAACCTTGCAGAAACTCATGCTATTGAAGAAGAAGATAAACGTAGTTTAAGAGAACGTCTTCCTGAAATAAATAAAGAAACTATACAAACATTAAAAAAGTTAATTCCATACATTACTGTTGGTTTAGCTATTGGATCTTTTATCCATGGATATGTACCTGCTGAATTCTTCCATAAATACATTAGTGTAGATAACCCTTTTGCAGTTCCAATAGCAGTACTAACTGCAATACCTTTATATATTGATGCTGTGGGAATCTTACCAGTAATTGATACTTTAATTGCTAAAGGTGTACCAATGGGAACTGCAATCGCATTTATGATGGGAGCTGTTGGATTATCATTACCAGAAGCACTACTTCTAAAAAAGGTAATGAAAAAACAATTAATCTTTGCTTTCTTCGGAACAATTGGGTTCGGAATGATACTAGCAGGATACTTCTTTAATATAATGTTTAGCTAA